From one Dyella sp. 2HG41-7 genomic stretch:
- the nuoK gene encoding NADH-quinone oxidoreductase subunit NuoK, whose amino-acid sequence MITLSHYIVLGAILFCISVAGLFINRKNVIVLLMAIELMLLAVNINFVAFSRFNHDVAGQVFVFFILTVAAAESAIGLAILVLLFRNRSTVNVAEIDSMKG is encoded by the coding sequence ATGATTACGCTTTCGCATTACATCGTGCTTGGCGCGATTCTGTTCTGCATCTCGGTGGCCGGGTTGTTCATCAACCGCAAGAACGTCATCGTGCTGCTGATGGCCATCGAGTTGATGCTGCTCGCGGTCAATATCAATTTCGTCGCCTTCTCGCGTTTCAATCACGATGTCGCGGGTCAGGTCTTCGTCTTCTTCATTCTCACTGTGGCTGCCGCGGAATCCGCGATCGGCCTGGCGATTCTGGTGTTGCTGTTCCGTAACCGCAGCACGGTCAACGTCGCCGAAATCGACAGCATGAAGGGCTGA
- a CDS encoding NADH-quinone oxidoreductase subunit J encodes MIDPSVFQLVCFYAFSIVTVIAALSVVTLRNSVHAVLALVLTFFSTACIWMLAEAEFLAIALIVVYVGAVMVLFLFVVMMLDIDQEKLREGFVKFLPVGLIVAVVMLVEMLGLIGVRVMHAQTMGDNPATVAGMSNTAWLGMALYTQYLLPFEIAALILTVGVIAAVALTLRQRTGARHQQASEQVAVKASDRVRIIKMAAERPADSQPAPAQETKP; translated from the coding sequence ATGATCGATCCGTCTGTGTTCCAACTCGTCTGCTTCTACGCGTTCTCCATCGTTACGGTGATCGCGGCGCTGTCGGTGGTGACCTTGCGCAACTCGGTGCATGCCGTGTTGGCTCTCGTGCTCACCTTCTTCAGCACCGCGTGCATCTGGATGCTCGCGGAAGCCGAATTCCTCGCCATTGCGCTGATCGTGGTTTACGTCGGCGCGGTGATGGTGCTGTTCCTGTTCGTGGTGATGATGCTCGACATCGATCAGGAAAAGCTGCGCGAGGGCTTCGTCAAGTTTCTGCCCGTCGGTTTGATCGTGGCGGTGGTGATGCTGGTGGAAATGCTCGGCCTGATCGGCGTGCGCGTGATGCATGCGCAGACGATGGGCGATAACCCGGCGACGGTCGCGGGTATGTCCAATACCGCATGGCTCGGTATGGCGCTCTATACGCAGTACCTGCTGCCGTTCGAAATCGCCGCGCTGATTCTTACCGTGGGCGTGATCGCCGCCGTCGCTCTGACGCTGCGTCAGCGCACCGGTGCGCGTCATCAGCAGGCCAGCGAACAGGTGGCCGTCAAGGCGAGCGATCGCGTGCGCATCATCAAGATGGCGGCGGAGCGCCCGGCCGATAGCCAGCCGGCGCCGGCGCAGGAGACCAAGCCATGA
- the nuoI gene encoding NADH-quinone oxidoreductase subunit NuoI, whose translation MSRITNYFKSLLLIELLKGMALTWKYMFSPKYTMRYPMEHIPKSNRFRGLHALRRYANGEERCIACKLCEAVCPALAITIDSAPRPSDGQRRTTRYDIDLFKCIFCGFCEESCPVDSIVETHVHEYHFEHRGENVVTKPQLLAIGDRFEAEIAAARAQDAAYR comes from the coding sequence ATGTCTCGCATTACCAACTATTTCAAAAGCCTGCTGCTGATCGAATTGCTCAAAGGTATGGCGCTGACCTGGAAGTACATGTTCAGCCCCAAGTACACCATGCGCTATCCGATGGAGCACATCCCCAAGTCGAACCGCTTTCGTGGTCTGCATGCGTTGCGTCGCTACGCCAATGGCGAAGAGCGTTGCATCGCGTGCAAGCTGTGCGAAGCGGTGTGCCCGGCGCTTGCGATTACGATCGATTCGGCGCCGCGTCCGAGCGACGGTCAACGTCGCACCACGCGTTACGACATCGACTTGTTCAAGTGCATCTTCTGCGGTTTCTGCGAAGAGAGCTGCCCGGTGGACTCGATCGTCGAAACGCACGTGCACGAATATCACTTTGAGCATCGCGGCGAGAACGTGGTGACCAAGCCGCAATTGCTGGCCATTGGCGACCGCTTCGAGGCGGAAATCGCGGCGGCCCGCGCCCAAGACGCGGCCTACCGCTGA
- the nuoH gene encoding NADH-quinone oxidoreductase subunit NuoH produces the protein MADQLLHQLLIPILLVLAVVLPLTITVALYVYWERKVLGWMHVRMGPNQVGPLGLLQAFADVVKLICKEVVLPTSANRFLYYTAPLLALIPALAAWAVIPFGAKFALSNANAGLLYLLAMTSLGVYGIILAGWASNSRYALLGAMRSAAQVISYELAMGLCLVCVLVLAGSLNLTDIVMAQNGSIAHWFMWPLFPVFVVYFVSGVAETNRAPFDVAEGESEIVAGFHVEYSGSAFALFFLAEYANMILVAFLASILFMGGWLSPLPESVPVLGHSSFLWLLAKAFFFAFLFLWFRATFPRYRYDQIMRLGWKVFIPIAIVWVFVAGCMKYYGWVHIGTGG, from the coding sequence ATGGCCGACCAACTTCTCCATCAGCTGCTTATTCCGATACTGCTGGTTCTGGCGGTCGTGCTGCCGCTCACCATTACGGTAGCCCTGTACGTGTACTGGGAACGCAAGGTGCTGGGCTGGATGCACGTGCGCATGGGACCCAACCAGGTGGGTCCGCTGGGTTTGCTGCAGGCCTTCGCCGACGTGGTGAAGCTGATCTGCAAAGAAGTGGTGCTACCCACCAGTGCCAACCGGTTCCTGTATTACACGGCGCCGCTGCTGGCGTTGATTCCGGCGTTGGCCGCATGGGCGGTGATCCCGTTCGGCGCGAAGTTTGCGCTGTCGAACGCGAACGCGGGTCTGCTTTATCTGCTCGCGATGACCTCGCTGGGCGTGTACGGCATCATCCTCGCCGGTTGGGCGTCTAACTCACGCTATGCGTTGCTTGGCGCGATGCGTTCGGCCGCGCAGGTGATCTCGTACGAACTGGCGATGGGCCTGTGCCTGGTGTGCGTGCTGGTGTTGGCGGGTAGCCTCAACCTCACCGATATCGTGATGGCGCAGAACGGCAGCATCGCGCACTGGTTTATGTGGCCGCTGTTCCCGGTGTTCGTGGTCTATTTCGTGTCGGGCGTGGCGGAAACCAATCGCGCGCCGTTCGACGTGGCGGAAGGCGAATCGGAAATCGTGGCCGGTTTCCACGTGGAATATTCGGGCTCCGCGTTCGCGCTGTTCTTCTTGGCCGAATACGCCAACATGATCCTGGTCGCGTTCCTCGCTTCGATCCTGTTTATGGGCGGCTGGTTGAGCCCGCTCCCGGAAAGCGTGCCGGTGCTTGGGCATTCCAGTTTCCTCTGGCTGCTGGCGAAGGCTTTCTTCTTCGCGTTCCTGTTCCTGTGGTTCCGTGCAACGTTCCCGCGCTATCGCTATGACCAGATCATGCGCCTGGGCTGGAAGGTCTTCATTCCCATCGCCATCGTGTGGGTGTTCGTCGCCGGCTGCATGAAGTACTACGGCTGGGTTCACATCGGCACGGGGGGCTAA
- the nuoG gene encoding NADH-quinone oxidoreductase subunit NuoG: MSAQPANTAPDLVNIEIDGKPTQIRKGAMIIEAADNIGIAIPRFCYHRKLPIAANCRMCLVDVEMGGRPMPKPQPACATPVADGMKVTTRTEKALKFQRDVMEFLLINHPLDCPICDQGGECELQDVALGYGRSVSRYTERKRTIADENLGSLVATEMTRCIQCTRCVRFTSEIAGTYELGGMSRGENLQIGTYIGKTLETELSGNIIDVCPVGALTNKPFQFKARAWELIAKPSIGYHDALGSNVWLHTRRGEVLRTVPRDNESINECWLSDRDRYSYEGLYAADRVRTPEVKRNGRWQGTTWDDALAVAAEALKDVSGNDLGVLVHPSTTNEEGDLLVRLARGLGSAHIDHRLRQLDFADDAVAKPFGMPVAEVDKVKAALLVGSNLRYEMPLLNHRIHQAVKKGAKVYAVNPAEFHFNYKLAGEAIAAPQALVDALLSVAKAAVAGGATAPAHLADAINGASSNQEDSNAIAALKSGQAVVILGEAAITHPQASWLRAVAGFIAEATGAAYNELPAGANAVGLTKVGVLPGNGGLNAQAMLTQPRKAYVLYGLELPHDFADGSAVTNALHGTQHIVAFAAFATPELRDVADVILPIGLLPEIEGTLVNVDGVSQRVEAGAKAPGHDVRAGWKVLRALGGQMKLPGFEFDDIAGLRDGIAEHGATTKQGLAERKSVQGLTRLATWPIYRSDAVVRRANSLQAHPLNRAAAVRVNAEEAQRHGLAEGNQVKVANAVLPLVIDATVPDGAVWIEATHDSTATLPPYGAAITLSKA, translated from the coding sequence ATGAGTGCGCAGCCAGCCAATACCGCGCCGGATCTCGTCAACATCGAAATCGATGGCAAGCCGACGCAGATCCGCAAAGGCGCGATGATCATCGAAGCGGCCGACAACATCGGCATCGCTATCCCGCGCTTCTGCTATCACCGCAAACTTCCCATCGCCGCCAACTGCCGCATGTGCTTGGTCGATGTGGAAATGGGCGGCCGCCCGATGCCCAAGCCGCAGCCGGCGTGCGCCACGCCCGTGGCCGATGGCATGAAGGTCACCACGCGCACCGAGAAAGCGCTGAAATTCCAGCGCGACGTGATGGAATTCCTGCTGATTAACCATCCGCTCGACTGCCCGATCTGCGATCAGGGCGGCGAGTGCGAACTGCAGGACGTGGCGCTGGGTTACGGCCGCAGCGTGTCGCGCTACACCGAGCGCAAGCGCACCATCGCCGACGAAAATCTCGGCTCGCTGGTCGCCACCGAAATGACGCGCTGCATTCAGTGCACGCGCTGCGTGCGCTTCACCAGCGAAATCGCCGGTACGTATGAACTCGGCGGCATGAGCCGCGGCGAAAATCTGCAGATCGGCACGTACATCGGCAAGACGCTGGAGACGGAACTGTCGGGCAACATTATCGACGTGTGTCCGGTCGGCGCGCTGACCAACAAGCCGTTCCAGTTCAAAGCGCGTGCCTGGGAACTGATCGCCAAGCCGTCGATCGGTTATCACGATGCGCTGGGCTCCAACGTGTGGCTGCACACGCGCCGTGGCGAAGTGCTGCGCACGGTGCCGCGCGATAACGAATCGATCAACGAATGCTGGTTGTCCGATCGCGACCGTTATAGCTACGAAGGTTTGTACGCGGCCGATCGCGTGCGCACGCCGGAAGTGAAGCGCAACGGTCGTTGGCAGGGCACCACGTGGGACGACGCGCTCGCGGTGGCGGCTGAAGCATTGAAGGACGTATCGGGCAACGACCTGGGCGTGCTCGTGCATCCGTCGACGACGAACGAAGAAGGCGACTTGCTGGTTCGCCTGGCACGCGGCCTCGGCAGCGCGCATATCGATCATCGTCTGCGTCAGCTCGATTTCGCCGACGATGCCGTCGCGAAGCCGTTCGGCATGCCGGTCGCGGAAGTCGATAAGGTCAAGGCGGCGCTGTTGGTGGGTTCCAATCTGCGCTATGAAATGCCGTTGCTCAATCACCGCATCCATCAGGCGGTGAAGAAGGGCGCGAAGGTATACGCCGTGAATCCGGCGGAATTCCATTTCAACTACAAGCTCGCCGGCGAAGCCATCGCCGCGCCGCAAGCGCTGGTCGATGCGTTGCTGTCGGTCGCCAAGGCGGCGGTTGCCGGTGGCGCGACGGCGCCTGCGCATCTGGCCGATGCGATCAACGGTGCATCGAGCAATCAAGAAGACAGTAACGCGATTGCGGCGTTGAAGTCGGGGCAGGCCGTGGTGATTCTCGGCGAAGCCGCGATCACGCATCCGCAGGCTTCGTGGCTGCGCGCCGTCGCTGGCTTTATCGCGGAGGCCACGGGCGCCGCTTACAACGAACTGCCCGCTGGCGCCAATGCGGTTGGCTTGACCAAGGTCGGCGTGCTGCCGGGTAACGGCGGTCTCAATGCGCAAGCTATGCTGACGCAGCCGCGCAAGGCGTATGTTCTGTATGGCTTGGAATTGCCGCACGACTTCGCCGACGGTTCGGCGGTAACCAATGCATTGCACGGCACGCAGCACATCGTCGCTTTCGCCGCGTTCGCAACGCCGGAATTGCGTGACGTCGCCGATGTGATTCTCCCAATCGGTCTGCTGCCGGAAATCGAAGGCACGCTGGTGAATGTCGATGGCGTGTCGCAGCGCGTGGAAGCGGGTGCGAAAGCGCCGGGTCACGACGTGCGCGCCGGCTGGAAGGTGCTGCGCGCACTCGGCGGCCAAATGAAGCTGCCGGGTTTCGAGTTTGACGATATCGCCGGTCTGCGTGACGGCATCGCCGAACACGGCGCCACGACCAAGCAAGGACTCGCCGAGCGCAAATCCGTGCAGGGCCTCACCCGTCTTGCCACCTGGCCGATCTATCGCAGCGATGCGGTGGTTCGCCGCGCCAACTCGTTGCAGGCGCATCCGCTCAATCGCGCTGCCGCCGTGCGCGTGAATGCAGAGGAAGCGCAGCGTCACGGTTTGGCCGAAGGCAACCAGGTCAAGGTGGCGAATGCCGTTCTGCCGCTGGTGATCGATGCGACGGTGCCCGACGGCGCCGTGTGGATCGAAGCCACGCACGACTCGACCGCGACGCTGCCGCCGTATGGCGCGGCCATCACCTTGAGCAAGGCGTAA
- the nuoF gene encoding NADH-quinone oxidoreductase subunit NuoF, producing MSVGPAPQEHQVVYTTLHLDKPWAMDSYEQMDGYKAWKKILAEKPDPASIVDIVKNSNLRGRGGAGFPTGLKWSFMPKGAMQKYILCNSDESEPGTAKDRDILRFNPHSVIEGLAIACYATGSTVAYNYLRGEFHHEPFEHFEEALKEAYAAGLLGKNIQGTGIDVDIYGALGAGAYICGEETALMESLEGKKGQPRFKPPFPANFGLYGKPTTINNTETYASVPAILRNGADWFLNLGKPNNGGPKIFSVSGHVNNPGNFEIRLGTSFKDLLEMAGGVRNGNKLKAVIPGGSSMKVLPADVMMECTMDYDSLQKAGSGLGSGAVIVMDDTTCMVKACHRISRFYFKESCGQCTPCREGTGWMYRVLTRIVEGKGTQDDLHRLKAVAGQIEGHTICAFGEAAAWPVQGFLARFWDEFEYYVQHGRSMAEDKLAEKRGVAA from the coding sequence ATGTCAGTCGGACCCGCACCCCAGGAACATCAGGTCGTCTACACCACGCTGCATTTGGATAAGCCGTGGGCGATGGACAGCTACGAGCAGATGGACGGTTATAAGGCGTGGAAAAAAATCCTCGCCGAAAAACCCGATCCCGCATCGATCGTCGATATCGTCAAGAACAGCAACTTGCGCGGCCGCGGCGGTGCAGGCTTTCCCACGGGTTTGAAGTGGTCCTTCATGCCCAAGGGCGCCATGCAGAAGTACATTCTCTGCAACTCCGACGAATCGGAACCGGGCACCGCGAAAGATCGCGACATTCTGCGCTTCAATCCGCATTCGGTGATCGAAGGCTTGGCCATTGCGTGCTACGCCACCGGTTCCACCGTGGCGTACAACTATCTGCGCGGCGAATTCCATCATGAACCTTTCGAGCATTTCGAAGAGGCGCTGAAGGAAGCGTACGCCGCCGGCCTGCTCGGCAAGAACATCCAGGGCACCGGCATCGACGTCGATATCTATGGCGCGCTCGGCGCCGGCGCGTACATCTGCGGCGAAGAAACCGCTCTGATGGAATCGCTGGAAGGCAAGAAAGGCCAGCCGCGCTTCAAGCCGCCGTTCCCGGCAAACTTCGGTTTGTACGGCAAACCCACCACGATCAACAACACCGAAACGTATGCGTCGGTGCCGGCGATCCTGCGCAACGGCGCCGACTGGTTCCTCAATCTCGGCAAGCCGAACAATGGCGGTCCGAAGATCTTCTCAGTCTCCGGTCACGTCAACAATCCGGGCAACTTCGAAATCCGTCTCGGCACATCCTTCAAGGATCTGCTTGAAATGGCCGGGGGCGTGCGCAACGGCAACAAGCTCAAGGCCGTGATTCCCGGCGGTTCGTCGATGAAGGTGCTGCCTGCCGACGTGATGATGGAATGCACGATGGACTACGACAGCCTGCAAAAGGCAGGTTCGGGTCTGGGTTCGGGCGCCGTGATCGTGATGGACGACACCACCTGCATGGTGAAGGCCTGCCATCGCATCTCGCGTTTCTATTTCAAAGAATCCTGCGGTCAGTGCACGCCGTGCCGCGAAGGTACCGGTTGGATGTACCGCGTGCTGACGCGCATCGTGGAAGGCAAGGGCACGCAGGACGACCTGCATCGCTTGAAAGCCGTCGCGGGACAGATCGAAGGCCACACCATCTGCGCGTTCGGCGAAGCCGCCGCGTGGCCGGTGCAAGGTTTCCTCGCCCGTTTCTGGGATGAATTCGAATATTACGTGCAGCATGGTCGGTCGATGGCCGAAGACAAGCTCGCCGAAAAACGTGGAGTTGCTGCATGA
- the nuoE gene encoding NADH-quinone oxidoreductase subunit NuoE, giving the protein MKATGNYEQVKHIDPLVVLTEHTRHHIDHWLGKFPPDRKRSALIQALFAAQEQNDGFLTDELITAVAKYIDLPAVWAYEVASFYSMLETKPVGRNNVAICTNISCWLNGAEDIVRHCEKKLGIKLGESTADGRVYLKQEEECIAACVYAPAMTVNGHYHERLTIEKVDEILDGLK; this is encoded by the coding sequence ATGAAAGCCACCGGAAATTACGAGCAGGTCAAGCACATCGATCCGCTCGTCGTGCTTACCGAGCATACGCGTCATCACATCGATCATTGGTTGGGCAAGTTTCCGCCGGATCGCAAGCGCTCGGCGCTGATCCAGGCATTGTTCGCCGCGCAAGAGCAGAACGATGGCTTCCTGACGGACGAGCTGATCACGGCCGTCGCCAAATACATCGACCTTCCGGCGGTGTGGGCGTACGAAGTGGCCAGCTTCTATTCGATGCTGGAAACCAAGCCGGTCGGGCGCAACAACGTTGCGATCTGCACCAACATCTCGTGCTGGCTCAACGGCGCTGAAGACATCGTGCGTCATTGCGAAAAGAAACTCGGCATCAAGCTTGGCGAGAGCACGGCGGACGGTCGCGTGTATCTCAAGCAGGAAGAAGAATGCATCGCTGCGTGCGTGTACGCGCCGGCGATGACGGTCAATGGTCACTACCACGAGCGTCTCACGATCGAAAAGGTCGACGAGATTCTCGACGGTTTGAAGTGA
- a CDS encoding NADH-quinone oxidoreductase subunit D has product MSAQEIRNYTMNFGPQHPAAHGVLRLVLEMDGETVVRADPHIGLLHRGTEKLAESKPFNQSIGYMDRLDYVSMMCNEHAYVLAIEKLLNIEAPVRAQYIRTMFDEITRILNHLMWVGSNALDLGAMAVFLYAFREREELMDCYEAVSGARMHATYYRPGGVYRDLPGKMSQYRESPWHKGKDLKRLNSWREGSMLDYLDAFTTDFSTKVDEYEELLTNNRIWKQRTVGIGIVSPEMAQQWGMTGAMLRGSGIAWDLRKKQPYAKYAEMDFDIPVGVNGDCYDRYLVRVEEMRQSNRIIKQCVAWLRANPGPVMVENFKVAPPKREAMKEDMEALIHHFKLFTEGYGVPAGETYAAVEAPKGEFGCYLVSDGANKPFRVHLRAPGFAHLSSMDAVVRGHMLADAVAVIGTYDLVFGEVDR; this is encoded by the coding sequence ATGTCCGCACAAGAAATTCGCAATTACACGATGAACTTCGGCCCGCAGCACCCTGCTGCGCACGGCGTGTTGCGCCTGGTGCTGGAGATGGACGGCGAGACCGTCGTCCGTGCCGATCCGCATATCGGTCTGCTGCATCGTGGTACCGAAAAGCTGGCCGAATCCAAGCCGTTCAATCAGTCGATCGGTTACATGGATCGCCTCGATTACGTGTCGATGATGTGCAACGAGCACGCCTACGTGCTTGCGATCGAAAAGCTGCTGAACATCGAAGCGCCCGTGCGTGCGCAGTACATCCGTACGATGTTCGACGAGATCACGCGCATCCTCAATCATTTGATGTGGGTGGGTTCGAACGCGCTCGATCTCGGCGCGATGGCGGTGTTTCTGTACGCCTTCCGGGAACGCGAAGAATTGATGGACTGCTACGAAGCGGTCTCCGGCGCGCGCATGCACGCCACGTACTATCGCCCGGGCGGCGTGTATCGCGATCTGCCGGGCAAAATGTCCCAGTACCGCGAATCGCCGTGGCACAAGGGCAAGGATCTGAAGCGCCTCAACAGCTGGCGCGAAGGTTCCATGCTCGATTACCTCGACGCGTTCACCACCGACTTCTCGACCAAGGTCGACGAGTACGAAGAACTGCTTACCAACAACCGCATCTGGAAGCAACGCACCGTCGGAATCGGCATCGTGTCGCCGGAAATGGCCCAGCAGTGGGGCATGACGGGTGCGATGTTGCGCGGTTCGGGCATTGCGTGGGATCTGCGCAAGAAGCAGCCGTACGCGAAGTACGCCGAGATGGATTTCGACATCCCGGTCGGCGTCAACGGCGACTGCTACGACCGTTACCTGGTGCGCGTCGAAGAAATGCGCCAGTCCAATCGCATCATCAAGCAGTGCGTGGCATGGCTGCGCGCCAACCCCGGCCCGGTGATGGTGGAAAACTTCAAGGTTGCGCCGCCCAAGCGCGAAGCCATGAAGGAAGACATGGAAGCGCTGATTCATCACTTCAAACTCTTCACCGAAGGTTACGGCGTGCCGGCCGGCGAAACCTACGCCGCGGTCGAAGCGCCGAAGGGCGAATTCGGTTGCTACCTCGTTTCCGACGGTGCGAACAAGCCGTTCCGCGTGCATCTGCGCGCGCCTGGTTTTGCGCATCTCTCGTCGATGGATGCTGTCGTGCGTGGCCACATGCTGGCCGACGCGGTCGCCGTCATCGGCACTTATGACCTCGTGTTCGGCGAAGTCGATCGCTGA
- a CDS encoding NADH-quinone oxidoreductase subunit C, producing the protein MSDTQLNSLAERLSARFGDMVKITVSHGQTTAEVAASNLLSVATALRDEAGFRFSEAVDLCGVDYLGYGQTEWDTTDVSGTGFSRGVEGEAQGRFTWADRPRLVSIPRRFASVVHLLSIELNQRVRVRVFCEDDSLPMVPSLVHIWPGLNWFERESFDLFGIIYDGHPDLRRILTDYGFVGHPFRKDFPLIGNVEVRYDPEQKRVIYEPVSIEPRVLVPRVIRDDADLIQAQAEAADHWREN; encoded by the coding sequence ATGAGCGATACACAATTGAACTCGCTGGCCGAGCGCCTCTCCGCGCGATTTGGCGATATGGTGAAAATCACCGTTTCGCATGGTCAGACCACGGCGGAAGTCGCCGCTTCCAACTTGTTGTCCGTCGCCACCGCGTTGCGCGACGAAGCCGGATTCCGCTTCTCCGAAGCGGTCGACCTGTGCGGCGTCGACTATCTCGGCTACGGCCAGACCGAATGGGACACCACCGACGTGTCCGGCACCGGTTTCTCGCGTGGCGTGGAAGGCGAAGCGCAAGGTCGTTTCACGTGGGCGGATCGTCCGCGTCTGGTGTCGATTCCGCGTCGCTTCGCGTCCGTCGTCCATCTGCTTTCGATCGAACTCAACCAGCGCGTGCGCGTGCGCGTGTTCTGCGAAGACGACAGTCTTCCGATGGTGCCGTCGCTCGTGCATATCTGGCCGGGTCTGAACTGGTTCGAACGCGAGTCGTTCGACTTGTTCGGCATCATCTACGACGGTCACCCGGATCTGCGCCGCATCCTGACCGACTACGGTTTCGTCGGCCATCCGTTCCGCAAAGATTTCCCGCTGATCGGCAACGTCGAAGTGCGCTACGACCCCGAGCAGAAGCGTGTGATCTATGAACCTGTTTCGATCGAACCGCGCGTGCTGGTCCCGCGCGTGATCCGCGACGACGCCGACCTGATTCAGGCCCAGGCGGAAGCCGCCGACCACTGGCGGGAGAATTGA
- a CDS encoding NADH-quinone oxidoreductase subunit B: MGVISALDRVMHNPQPLNLVDDILRPAGDNPVIQRGVVTTSVDALMNWARTGSMWPMTFGLACCAVEMMHAGAARLDLDRYGVVFRPSPRQSDVMIVAGTLVNKMAPALRKVYDQMPDPKWVISMGSCANGGGYYHYSYSVVRGCDRVVPVDIYVPGCPPTAEALIHGILQLQKKIRRTSTIARS; encoded by the coding sequence ATGGGAGTGATCTCCGCCTTAGATCGGGTGATGCACAACCCGCAGCCGTTGAACCTGGTGGACGACATCCTGCGTCCGGCTGGCGACAATCCCGTTATTCAGCGCGGTGTCGTGACGACCAGCGTGGACGCTCTGATGAACTGGGCGCGCACCGGTTCGATGTGGCCGATGACCTTCGGTCTCGCTTGCTGCGCCGTCGAGATGATGCATGCGGGCGCCGCACGCCTGGATCTGGATCGCTACGGCGTGGTGTTCCGTCCCAGCCCGCGCCAGTCCGACGTGATGATCGTCGCCGGCACGCTGGTCAACAAAATGGCCCCCGCGCTGCGCAAAGTTTACGACCAGATGCCCGACCCGAAATGGGTGATCTCGATGGGCAGCTGCGCTAACGGTGGTGGTTACTACCACTACTCCTATTCCGTGGTGCGCGGTTGCGATCGTGTCGTTCCGGTAGACATCTACGTGCCGGGCTGCCCGCCCACGGCCGAGGCGTTGATTCACGGCATTTTGCAGTTGCAAAAGAAGATCCGTCGTACCAGCACCATCGCGCGTTCCTGA